The following is a genomic window from Liolophura sinensis isolate JHLJ2023 chromosome 10, CUHK_Ljap_v2, whole genome shotgun sequence.
TTCCCCACAGCATATCAAAAAAGCAGCCTAGCATGACCGCCATctgttttgtttagtttttgcTGCCCAAGCGAAgaattttgttaccttggtaaacTTTAAAGGGATAAATAGTTTTCAGCTCTACCCAATATAGAGAAATTTCTGATATATACTGAAACGCATTAAAAACGAACAAGAGGTGAAAAGTGGAACTGACGCTAAACTAAATATGGTGTTGGCTGTGTATTACATTCACACTCATATAAATCAGATACGCACTAGTTATGACaactgtaaaaaagtacaatattttaatgaagAGGGAATGGAAAACACAAGAGGTCCAAAGATAAAGTCATTACTGGTATGACCACCTCTGTCTGCATTGTAAACAATGCAAATTGCCTTTTTGCCTGAATTGTCTTAAAATTGCATTGCCTTTCTTATGGACACGATCGGTAGATAACAGTTATTCATGTTGTAGCCTATGGTAAGTGCGAGATCTGTAAAGCTGGCAATTTGGGGTCGCCGTCCCATTAGTGCTCGTCGGGCGATAGATCGggaaataatataattaaagacgtacagcttagagagcAAAACTTGAGTAGCGACGACAGCATGCTaggtggtaaatggtcacacgatacCAGTGAAACAGGCGTCTTATTAGGATATCTCAGTCggggttttattcaaactgttcatgtcaaaGCATACgtagtggcaaattacacgccccacCCCCAGCACAAAggcttaaggagaattaggtaaaaacatggAGTGATGTCACCATCTCATCACATtcaatatacaatcacattaatacAAGGCAGGTGATGGATTAAAATTTATCCCTCAGTACTCTGCTCTTCAATAGACAACAACGGGCAGGTGAGTTACAGATATTAATTACAAGGTCTCTCAGTGaaaggatacgcaaatatatggtgttaatAATTGAGCGAGAcctctttgcaggataaattcgtacGCCTCGCCCAATGTGACGACTGCTGACgccatgtatttgtgtatcttatcactgagtcaccatgtaacgaatttatccagCAAGGGTCCATCAGTTCAGTGTAGAAAACCGAActgcttcagcgatgtgaccatcGATGGATcgaaacaaagggagataacctactcagcagacacaattgacgtcgtctgcaggattcgagaatatgtCTGTACCCAACGTGACCTTGACTGTCCAGCGAAAAGCGGAGCATTTTGTCTGACACGGGATAAAATctggaatcctgcagacgacgttAAGTGTGTCTGCTGTGTTGGGTTGTGAATGCAGTTCACACATCACTGAATCGATTCACCTCTACATCCATCTTCTGCATTGAATTGACTgtgtctttgcaggataaattcgtgcGCTtggcccaatatgaggattaatgacaccatgtatttgtgtattttatcactcagtaaccatgtaactacaAGTACATCATTCTGTGGCAGGAAGCCCTGCTATTTGTGCTCTAATGTTGACCTGTTAGAAAGTAAATGTATGCAACTGCTGTTGTTGTCCTGTTAGAAAGCATGCAACTCTTGGTGTTGTCCTGTTAGAAAGTATGCAACTCTTGGTGTTGACCAAACTATGGTATAATGCGACGTTTGAAAATGACGTTCCTGTAGTAAACTGCATAACACGACCAATACATATATGGAGATGCGTTCTGTGATGAAACCATCGCCTCAAACCATCACACTTTCGCCACCCCATTGATTAGCTTGCACAACACAATTTTCAAGATAACGTTCACCACGGCAACGCCAGAAACGCATAGGTCCGTAGGTGTTCCTGAGGTGAAATTCGTAAGAGAAGAGAACGCCATGCCTTGGTCGAAATAACCATAGTGTGTTCGGTCTTGTGATAATACTGTGCTGAAACCCAAACCGTGCTGCTCTGCCCCTTGTAGTCAGTTCAACTTCAATCAAGGTGATGGCATCATCACTGCTGCAATAGCGATTGTGCTGACAGCCTTTGAGTGGCCTTTCACACAAAGACTATCAAACCTGACAACGTTTTTGGCGCTTCTTTAATTTCTAACCgtcaatatttctgtttttattctcaAATTATCATGATATTTTCATGGATTCATGTTGGTGCGTTTTTAAAGCGTGTCAGTATATTTAACCTGTCAGTaaaataacagtgcagaaattcatTTGTGTCTCAACAGCCTGTCATGTCTATCTGGCATTATTACCCAACCCATGCTCCCTCAGTTGGGAGGCAAACCTAGGATCTAATTGCCCGTATTGCGGACTTGTATATAGCAACCTGCTTTACAACTACTCATTGTACATCTAATTTGGTACATTTGGTTGAATGTCCTCTGCAGGTGGCTGTGACATTGAACTGCGTGTACTAAGATGGGTGAGTGACATCATCGGATATCCCGAGCAAGCCCGAGGATGCACAGTCTCCGGAACCTCCATGGGGATTATAGTGGCTTTCTCCACAGCCCGCCATGTTAAACTGGCGGACAGCAGCCAGTTCCGTAGGTACGTAGTTGCAGTGAGAAATATGTTATTGGAGCATTTTCTGCTAAAATGGGTCTAATGGAAATGGGATAGGCTGTAAAAATTATCTCTATGAAACTCGAATCAATTTTGCAGAATACGAAATAGTCTGTAGGCTATAGCCCACAAGTAGCATGATGCATTTTGTTGGCGGTAGTCTCGACGAGCCACGTATTAGAGTTGTTGAGCACTTTTTACATAATAAATTCACCAAAGCCCTAAGCTCTATCTTACAGAACACGTTTCCAAGTAAGACGTAATTATTCTTCGTTAATAGATCGGTGGTGTACATGACAGACCTAGCACACTTTTCCCATACAAGAGCTCTGCGAGTTGTTGGCCTGGCGGACGTTATTGTAAGACACGTGCCTACCGTGAAATACAGAATGGATTCCAGAAAACTGGAAAAGCAGATAATGGAAGACCGAGAGGTACATATCACCACAAAGAAAGGAATAGCTTCAGTATGATTCTATAtagcaaaatttcacatatgatatagacaaatttaatattttttatgctAATTTATAGGTTGCTGTATTTCTTACCCAGCTAAAGTAGTAATGCAGTGAAATGTAGTATTCAGCAAGAACGTACACAAATtggtagatgtatatataaaattagtTTTCCTACTTAAATCTTACATAATGAGTTACAtaataaagttatttatttatgtgtttggtgtttgacgtcgttctcaagaatatctcatttaCACGATGACGTCCAAgtctatggtgggaggaaaacgcaGAATCCTGACAGATCTCCGCCCTGTATAAACGGaaacgaagccagcatgaactggagttgaactcacatcgaccacattggtgaggtcCATCTGAATAATTGTGCTGCGAAATAGTGCAAACACTCGGCCCTGGTGGACCAATCAGTCAcagttacacatacatgaatacatggtGTTTAACGAACTAGACAACCTAATCTCGTTAACATATAACGGACACAACACTAGTTACTGACCTCAAATGCGCTCTAGCAAAACAAATGTACCTATAGCCACACCAGTAGAAAGTAATGTTCAAATGTTCTGTGTTCCAGGCCGGGTTGTATCCCTTTATGGTGGTTGGCACAGTCGGCACTACCGGCCTGGGAACGATCGACCCACTGGGAGATATCAGCGAGGTGGCCCAGAAACACGGTCTGTGGTTTCACGTGGATGCTGCTATTGGAGGGTGCCTGATGTTAGACGAGGCTGTGAAGAAGCGATGTGAAGGTGAGAATACAAAGTACTTTTGAAGGTGGATGCTATGACAGCTGAAAACAGCAGATGTGGCTATCTATACACGACGATAAAAATCCCGCACAAATAAAAGTGAGAATGTCGACAAAGTTTAAGGATACTGCCACACCTCTaatgcaaaatataaaaaatataaaatataaaaaataattctCACCAATCCCTTAGTCCCTTAATCCTTTAGTCACCAACTGAAGTGtaattccatgtacatgtggagcTGGGGATTCCAGGTACAGGCGTTAGCTTTCCAAGTATATAAGTGGTGTagcatttcaaaacattttaaggATCGTTAAGGAGATTAAGGATCGTTTTCATTCTATTACTTCACCGTTTTGGCATTTTGGGAATTACATGTTTCTTAAAAAAGCTTTCCTATGGTCAGCCTTAAAGGATACCTTGTCAAGAGTTTGAGTTTTTGTTATACAAATAAGATATAAAGATAGGGAAAAACACACTAAACGATTAAGTCCCTAATGACGTCTTCTCCTCTTGCTTCAGGGATAAACATGTCCGACTCTGTGGCATTGGATTTCCACAAATCCCTCTCGGCCCCATATGGATCGGCCGCCGTGCTTGTTCGGGAAGGGAAACTTTTGAAGTGGGCAATGGCAAGAGACAGCGCCCCGTTTATTGCAGATTCAACTGACGAGGACGGTTATTCACCGACCGACTTCGGTTTCGAGTTGGCCCGACCCTTCAGAGCATTTCCGGTGTGGTTTATGTTGAAGAGTCTGGGCACAGAGATGATTAAAACGGCGTTGCGAGAAAAAGTGCGACTAACGAAATACGCCTTCAAGTCAATTCGTGATATGGCCGATGTTGTCACGTGCACGGAGCCCGATCTGACTGTCATCGCCTTCCGGTACTTTCAACCTGGCAGTGAAGACGGAAATGACGTCACGCGCAAATGGCACGAGCTGATAGCCAAGGAGGGACAAGTCTGTATGACACCGACAACAGCAGACGGGTTGTTCTACATCCGGTTATGCATTTTGTCCTTCCGTTCCCACATCGAGGATGTAGATATCGCATTGTCCGCTATCAGGAGGAACTTAGATGtgattttaagagaaaaagacattttcgTTACAAGACTTTAAATGATCAAGAAGACATTTTGTCAATTGTTACACGgtggctaaaatatttatacatgaagtTTCTCGGTTACGTAATTTAAAACACATGTGAAAGATAGTGTGAAGACATACAATTTCTCGAT
Proteins encoded in this region:
- the LOC135476989 gene encoding tryptophan decarboxylase-like; translated protein: MLQCLTDYAQLFHSRLEKTESVLDKDGREFMSHTNGKVKPEITKLEKRTRLEEENLSAPRVLRPHAFNPSIDFKKVETEQITLSGEKEENLKKILHIEKNTVRLEELIRVFDRDVVRSGGCDIELRVLRWVSDIIGYPEQARGCTVSGTSMGIIVAFSTARHVKLADSSQFRRSVVYMTDLAHFSHTRALRVVGLADVIVRHVPTVKYRMDSRKLEKQIMEDREAGLYPFMVVGTVGTTGLGTIDPLGDISEVAQKHGLWFHVDAAIGGCLMLDEAVKKRCEGINMSDSVALDFHKSLSAPYGSAAVLVREGKLLKWAMARDSAPFIADSTDEDGYSPTDFGFELARPFRAFPVWFMLKSLGTEMIKTALREKVRLTKYAFKSIRDMADVVTCTEPDLTVIAFRYFQPGSEDGNDVTRKWHELIAKEGQVCMTPTTADGLFYIRLCILSFRSHIEDVDIALSAIRRNLDVILREKDIFVTRL